The Chlamydiales bacterium genomic interval GCATTTTCAATGCCCTCACTAAAGGCGCCAATGCCCTTAGGGGAAATGGCGAATTCTTACAACTGCGCACAAGCATTGGTATTAAAACCAGTAGCTACCTTTTGCGCTGGACAAAGCCCTACTTTATGGATACCAAATGGATTGTTGGCTTTGATGTAGAACACACAGAGAATCGTGGTATAACAGAAGACTACAGTGTCAAGTCAACGGGCGTAAAATTACATGCAACGTACTCTATCAATGACTTCCTTCGCTATGGATGGAACTATCGCTTGCAAAACTCTTATACTACCGTCAACGGCAATCCAACACCCGAGCAAAGGCAGGAAGAGAGTAGTCATGGTATGATTTCTGCAATTGGCCCCACAATTACTTATGACTCTACTGACTGCCCACACAAACCAACAAGGGGTTTTCGCTCTGAGTTAGATTTAGAATTTGCAGGTCTTGGTGGAGACTTTCGCTTTGCCTCTATGTCTTATATCAACTCCTACTATTTCTCTGTAAGCAGTAAAGGCACATTTAAAACACGCTGTGACTTGCAATTCATAGATCCTTTTGGCAGGACTAATGCTGACAATCTACCCATGGGCGAGCGCCTCTACTTGGGTGGTGAAGTAACTGTTCGTGGATACCGTGGATACTCTATTGGACCTCAATTCACCACAAGCGATCCTAAGGGCGGTATTTCCTCTCTCTTAATCTCAGAGGAGTATCTACACAGAATTTTCAGCCGTGTTGATGCCTTTGCGTTCTTTGATGGTGGTGCTGTATCTGATCGACGCTTCTACATCGATACTCTACGCTTTTCTTATGGTTTGGGCCTTCGTATAGAAGTTATGGAGAACACACCTATCATCGTCGGTATGGGATGGCCTATCAACCCCCAATATAGAGCTGATGTTAGAAGATTTTTCATCTCATTTGGAGGTAGGTTCTAATCTTTAACTCATCATTTTTTGCTATCATTTTAAGAAGATCCGGAGTATCTCCTATTGTGTGGAAAGCTCCAACCTAAATTACTAATTGGTTAAAAACTCAAAAGGAATCTTATGAAAAAACATACCCTTATTAGTCTAGTAGTACCTTTTTTACTTCTAAGCTCTGCTGCAAGTGCACAAAACAGCGCAGTAAAGCCCTCATCTTCTTCTGAAGTTGCTCTTCATGTAGGAGTTGTTAACTTTAAAGCTTGTGTTGAACAATCAAAGCTAGGAAAAGCTGAACAAGCGGCCTTTGAATCTTTAAAAGATCAAATGTCCACAATACTTGAAAAGACAGAAAAAGAGTTAGAAGATATCGCAAACAAACTCAATGACCCAGAACACTTAGATAGCCTTTCTACCGAAGCTGAAGCTGACCTTAAAACAAAGTTTCAATCTTTAAGCCAAGAACTTGGGCGCTATCAAAACCAATATTACCAAATTTTAAACCAGGCAAACT includes:
- a CDS encoding OmpH family outer membrane protein, encoding MKKHTLISLVVPFLLLSSAASAQNSAVKPSSSSEVALHVGVVNFKACVEQSKLGKAEQAAFESLKDQMSTILEKTEKELEDIANKLNDPEHLDSLSTEAEADLKTKFQSLSQELGRYQNQYYQILNQANFKLIHELGEKVSAVSESVAKEKGINLVLNEDACFYYAPALDITKDVVVELDKRFDAEEKTAAKAPDASAAAANKVPAKP